A window of the Brumimicrobium sp. genome harbors these coding sequences:
- a CDS encoding oligosaccharide flippase family protein, translated as MSNPIQKLAGQTAIYGLSSIVGRLLNYLLVPLYVVVFLHTSDYGVVSELYAWVAFLMVLLTFGMETAFFKFLSDKPEDKERIFRNSMLIILSVNLVFIVLIAVFYQAIANKMLYPDNPEYILLLAGVVVVDAITAIPLAKLRAEERALKFAGVQLTGIGINIALNLILMLLVFQPLTQPAAVGVRFILIANLIASFSKTILLYKDFFQLRWKWDGQLIKRMVKYSFPLALAGFAYIVNETVDRIMLKYLSYHSSLEGMSASEALTFAESQVGIYSASYKLAMIITIFLQAFRYAAEPFFFAHAKKENRNDIYVKVMNYLVGVLFFSFLVVTLNIDIFKYFIPNQAYWEGLKVVPILLLANVWSGIYINQSIWYKLSGQTKYGAYIALGGATITITLNFIFIPIYGYMACAWATFIVYFGQMLVSYLLGSKLYPIPYNIPKFILYSMIAVVIYFVYINIEVNPGIFPFLIRNLIILAFGGFIFWNERKQKVN; from the coding sequence ATGAGTAATCCCATTCAAAAATTAGCTGGTCAGACTGCCATTTATGGTTTGTCTAGCATTGTAGGGCGACTCTTAAATTATCTTTTAGTACCCCTTTACGTAGTAGTTTTTCTGCATACTTCTGATTATGGAGTGGTATCCGAATTATACGCATGGGTGGCATTTTTGATGGTGTTACTCACTTTTGGAATGGAAACAGCATTTTTTAAGTTTCTTTCAGATAAGCCTGAAGATAAAGAACGCATCTTCCGAAATTCTATGTTAATCATACTCTCGGTTAATCTTGTTTTTATTGTTCTCATAGCTGTTTTTTATCAAGCTATTGCAAATAAGATGCTTTATCCGGATAACCCGGAATATATTTTATTATTAGCAGGGGTGGTGGTTGTAGATGCGATAACTGCTATTCCGTTGGCAAAACTAAGAGCAGAAGAAAGAGCCTTAAAATTTGCAGGAGTTCAGTTAACAGGTATAGGAATAAATATCGCCTTGAATCTTATTTTAATGTTGTTGGTGTTTCAACCACTTACCCAACCAGCAGCAGTAGGTGTACGCTTTATTTTAATCGCTAATTTGATTGCTTCGTTTAGTAAAACTATCCTATTATATAAAGACTTTTTTCAGCTTAGATGGAAGTGGGATGGGCAACTCATCAAAAGGATGGTTAAATACAGCTTCCCTTTAGCTTTAGCTGGTTTTGCTTACATCGTAAATGAAACTGTAGATAGGATTATGCTGAAATATTTGAGTTACCACAGTTCCTTAGAAGGAATGTCGGCTAGCGAAGCGCTTACATTTGCAGAATCCCAAGTCGGTATCTATAGTGCCAGTTATAAATTAGCTATGATTATCACTATTTTCTTACAAGCATTTCGCTATGCTGCAGAACCTTTCTTTTTTGCACATGCTAAAAAAGAGAATAGAAATGATATCTATGTAAAGGTGATGAATTACCTAGTGGGAGTCCTGTTCTTCAGTTTCTTAGTAGTCACTTTAAACATCGATATTTTTAAATACTTTATTCCTAATCAAGCTTATTGGGAGGGATTAAAAGTGGTTCCGATATTACTTTTAGCTAATGTTTGGTCTGGTATATATATCAACCAAAGTATTTGGTATAAGTTAAGTGGTCAAACTAAATATGGAGCATATATCGCATTGGGTGGCGCAACGATTACCATTACGCTGAATTTCATATTCATTCCTATTTATGGTTACATGGCGTGTGCATGGGCTACTTTTATTGTTTATTTTGGTCAGATGCTGGTATCTTATCTCTTAGGAAGTAAGCTCTACCCCATACCATATAATATCCCTAAGTTCATATTATACAGCATGATAGCTGTTGTTATCTATTTTGTTTATATAAATATAGAAGTAAATCCGGGTATTTTCCCCTTCTTGATTAGAAACCTCATCATTCTAGCTTTTGGTGGTTTTATATTTTGGAATGAGAGAAAGCAAAAAGTGAATTAA
- the pth gene encoding aminoacyl-tRNA hydrolase — MKLFSWFRKTSLTQDVPTDMKYLIVGLGNPGEKYENTRHNIGFKVVEAIAKEKDATFDTAKLGDVATVKWKGRTMILLKPNTYMNLSGKAVNYYMQSEKIDIENILVVVDDLALPFGKLRLRGKGSDGGHNGLKDIQEKLNSQNYARLRFGVGNEFSKGHQVDYVLGEWNEQEIKQMDDRIKVAVDIIKSFSTIGLNRTMSAWNNK, encoded by the coding sequence ATGAAGTTGTTTTCTTGGTTTAGAAAAACTTCTTTAACACAAGACGTACCCACAGATATGAAATACTTAATCGTCGGCCTCGGAAATCCTGGTGAGAAATACGAAAACACCCGCCATAATATTGGTTTTAAAGTAGTAGAAGCAATAGCAAAAGAAAAGGATGCCACCTTCGACACCGCTAAATTAGGAGATGTAGCTACTGTCAAATGGAAAGGAAGAACAATGATTCTTCTTAAACCCAATACCTATATGAATCTGAGTGGAAAGGCGGTAAATTATTATATGCAATCTGAAAAGATTGATATCGAGAATATACTAGTCGTTGTAGATGATTTAGCCCTACCTTTTGGAAAGCTCAGATTACGTGGGAAGGGAAGTGATGGGGGCCATAACGGATTGAAAGATATTCAAGAGAAACTCAATTCTCAAAATTATGCACGACTACGTTTTGGTGTCGGTAATGAATTCAGTAAAGGGCACCAAGTTGATTATGTGTTGGGTGAATGGAACGAACAGGAAATCAAGCAGATGGATGATCGAATTAAAGTTGCAGTTGATATCATAAAGAGCTTTTCAACAATAGGGCTTAACCGTACTATGTCAGCATGGAATAATAAATAG
- a CDS encoding sigma-54 dependent transcriptional regulator, with product MSKILIVDDEKSIRKALREILEFEEFEVDEAEDGKEGLEKATAQFYDIIFSDIKMPKMDGMELLTALQKEKVGSPVIMISGHGTIDTAVEAIKKGAFDFIEKPLDLNRILVTVRNAGEKSNLVEETKILKKTVQRFKGSSIIGESDEINRIKEMIEKVGPSEARVLVTGQNGTGKELVARSLHDNSPRKEEAFIEVNCAAIPAELIESELFGHEKGAFTSAVKQRKGKFELATKGTLFLDEIGDMSLSAQAKVLRALQENIIQRVGGESNIKVNPRVIAATNKNLRQEIDKGNFREDLYHRLSVILIHVPSLNDRKNDIPLLAEHFMTMVCAEHGIPRKKFTDDALEALKNTDWTGNIRELRNIIERMVILCDEKITGFDVNTFSNPRK from the coding sequence ATGAGCAAAATTTTAATCGTCGATGATGAAAAGAGTATTCGTAAAGCTTTACGAGAAATTCTTGAATTTGAAGAATTTGAGGTAGATGAGGCTGAAGACGGAAAAGAGGGGCTCGAAAAAGCAACTGCCCAATTCTATGACATTATCTTTAGTGATATCAAGATGCCTAAAATGGATGGGATGGAATTACTTACAGCTTTGCAAAAAGAGAAAGTAGGTAGTCCAGTGATTATGATATCTGGCCATGGAACAATAGATACAGCAGTAGAAGCAATCAAGAAAGGAGCTTTTGATTTTATTGAAAAGCCTTTAGATCTGAATAGAATTTTAGTAACTGTTCGTAATGCCGGTGAGAAAAGTAATTTAGTGGAAGAAACTAAAATCCTAAAGAAAACAGTTCAACGTTTTAAAGGATCTTCCATTATAGGAGAGTCTGATGAAATCAATCGCATCAAAGAGATGATAGAAAAAGTGGGACCTAGTGAAGCCCGCGTATTGGTTACAGGTCAAAATGGAACGGGTAAAGAATTAGTGGCTAGGTCTTTACATGACAATAGCCCGAGAAAAGAAGAAGCATTTATTGAAGTGAATTGTGCTGCTATTCCTGCTGAATTAATTGAAAGTGAATTATTTGGACATGAGAAAGGGGCTTTTACTTCAGCTGTAAAACAACGTAAAGGAAAATTTGAGTTAGCCACAAAAGGAACGCTTTTCTTAGATGAAATTGGAGATATGAGCTTATCCGCTCAAGCAAAAGTTTTGCGTGCTCTACAAGAAAATATTATTCAACGTGTAGGCGGTGAGAGTAATATTAAGGTAAATCCACGTGTCATCGCTGCAACGAATAAAAATTTACGTCAAGAAATTGATAAAGGTAACTTTAGAGAAGATTTATATCACCGTTTGAGTGTTATTCTCATTCATGTTCCATCTTTGAACGACAGAAAAAATGATATTCCATTGTTGGCAGAACATTTTATGACTATGGTATGTGCTGAACATGGTATTCCTCGTAAGAAATTTACAGATGATGCTTTAGAAGCCTTAAAGAATACCGACTGGACTGGTAATATCCGTGAATTACGTAATATTATCGAACGTATGGTGATTCTTTGTGATGAAAAAATTACAGGCTTTGATGTGAATACATTCTCAAACCCTCGAAAGTAA
- a CDS encoding tetratricopeptide repeat protein, with protein MKKYISFFIFLFGFTPLFSQDKVDSLFKEINKWQKKTGVAADTNLYNIYYQLGKIFQNSNPDTAIYYLDKSIVYAKQQNDKLKEGESIRNQGWCFYIKGNSEKAIQYYNQVLTIVEVEDGKERKKEKVKQLQAATIINIGTVYHNKGDYSKALDNYFKALKINEELGNKQYQAVNLSNIGLVYSNQDDDSKALEYYFKALKINEEIGNKQYQAAILGNIGVIYKKQGDNSNALDNYLKALEITEEIGDKYTQAINLGNIGAIYENQKNYSEASKYYFKSLKINEETGNKSSQAISLGNIGKVYIRQHKYKEAGQYIQQAIDLGEELGIIYHLKNFYQYQTSVYYLTGNYKGAFEAYQKHIMYRDSVFSEENQKAAVQKEMQFEFDKKEALQQAEQEKKDALAKEELAKQRMQRNGFIGGFILMLALTVVVYRNYRNKKKANDIISQQKKEVEQQKDKVEKAHDELAEKNREILDSITYAKRIQSAILPPQKLVKEYLPTSFILYKPKDIVAGDFYWMEQKGDTLLFAAADCTGHGVPGAMVSVVCNHALNRSVREYDLHEPGKILDKTRELVIEEFEKSEDEVKDGMDISLCGLNLKTNTLTWSGANNPLWVIKKGDTEVEEIKANKQPIGKYVAPEPFDTHTIQLEKGDSIYIFTDGYQDQFGGEKGKKFKAKNMRELIFSLQNQPMDNQREAIDTAFEEWKMDHEQVDDVCVIGVRI; from the coding sequence ATGAAAAAATACATCTCATTTTTTATTTTCCTTTTCGGGTTTACCCCATTATTTTCTCAAGATAAGGTCGATTCTTTATTTAAAGAAATAAATAAATGGCAAAAAAAGACTGGAGTTGCTGCAGATACTAATTTGTATAATATCTATTATCAATTAGGGAAAATTTTTCAAAATTCCAATCCTGACACAGCTATTTATTATTTAGATAAAAGCATTGTATATGCAAAACAACAAAACGATAAGCTAAAAGAGGGGGAAAGTATTAGAAATCAAGGCTGGTGTTTTTATATAAAAGGTAATTCTGAAAAAGCAATTCAATATTATAATCAAGTGCTGACTATTGTAGAAGTAGAAGATGGTAAAGAAAGAAAAAAAGAAAAAGTTAAACAATTACAAGCAGCAACCATTATAAATATCGGAACTGTTTATCACAATAAAGGAGATTACTCCAAAGCACTAGACAATTATTTTAAAGCATTAAAAATAAATGAAGAATTAGGAAATAAACAGTATCAAGCCGTTAATCTTTCAAATATTGGACTTGTTTATTCCAATCAAGATGATGACTCCAAAGCATTAGAATATTATTTTAAAGCTTTGAAAATAAATGAAGAGATTGGCAACAAACAGTATCAAGCTGCTATTTTGGGAAATATAGGAGTTATTTATAAAAAACAAGGAGACAACTCCAATGCATTAGACAATTATCTTAAAGCATTAGAAATTACTGAAGAGATTGGGGATAAATATACTCAAGCGATTAATCTTGGAAATATTGGCGCTATTTATGAAAATCAGAAGAATTATTCCGAAGCTTCGAAATACTATTTTAAATCCTTAAAAATAAATGAAGAGACTGGGAATAAAAGTAGTCAAGCGATTAGTTTAGGAAATATCGGAAAAGTTTATATCCGACAACACAAATATAAAGAAGCAGGTCAATATATTCAACAAGCCATAGATTTAGGAGAAGAATTGGGAATAATATATCATTTAAAGAATTTTTATCAATATCAAACATCGGTATATTATCTTACCGGTAATTACAAGGGTGCGTTTGAAGCTTATCAAAAACACATTATGTATCGTGATAGCGTATTTAGTGAAGAGAATCAAAAAGCAGCAGTACAAAAAGAAATGCAATTTGAGTTTGATAAGAAAGAAGCCCTTCAACAAGCAGAACAAGAAAAGAAAGATGCCCTAGCCAAAGAAGAACTGGCTAAGCAAAGAATGCAGCGTAATGGTTTTATTGGAGGATTTATATTGATGCTTGCACTAACAGTAGTTGTTTATCGCAATTATCGTAATAAGAAAAAAGCAAACGATATCATTAGTCAACAAAAAAAGGAAGTAGAACAACAAAAAGACAAGGTAGAAAAAGCCCACGATGAGTTAGCTGAAAAAAACAGAGAAATACTAGATTCCATCACCTATGCCAAACGTATTCAATCAGCAATATTACCTCCTCAAAAACTTGTAAAAGAATACTTGCCCACATCTTTTATTCTTTATAAACCAAAAGACATTGTAGCAGGAGATTTTTACTGGATGGAGCAGAAAGGAGACACTCTCTTGTTTGCTGCTGCCGATTGCACAGGTCATGGAGTTCCAGGAGCAATGGTAAGTGTTGTGTGTAATCATGCCCTCAACCGTAGTGTACGAGAGTACGACCTTCACGAGCCAGGAAAAATTCTAGACAAAACCAGAGAACTTGTCATCGAAGAATTTGAAAAGAGTGAAGATGAAGTAAAAGATGGAATGGATATCTCTCTTTGTGGTCTAAATCTAAAAACGAATACCTTAACTTGGTCAGGTGCTAATAACCCACTTTGGGTAATTAAAAAGGGAGATACAGAAGTAGAGGAAATCAAAGCAAATAAACAACCAATTGGAAAATATGTAGCCCCAGAGCCATTTGATACACATACCATCCAACTTGAAAAAGGAGATTCTATTTACATCTTTACCGATGGGTACCAAGACCAATTTGGAGGAGAAAAAGGGAAAAAATTCAAGGCAAAGAACATGCGAGAATTAATTTTCTCTCTTCAAAACCAGCCCATGGATAATCAACGTGAGGCTATTGATACAGCTTTTGAAGAGTGGAAGATGGACCATGAGCAGGTAGATGATGTGTGCGTGATTGGAGTGAGGATTTAG
- a CDS encoding tetratricopeptide repeat protein, whose translation MKKHILFFIFLFGLSPLFSQDQADSLFKELNKWQKKSGVAADTNLYNIYYQLGITFQYSNPDTAIYYFDKSIVYAKKQKDELKEAKSIQDQGWCLFLKGDYPKAIQYYNQVLTIIDKVDDKSIKEDKVKRIRAGTIGNLGVVYDYQGDYSKALDNYFKGIALYEEVGNIRGQAAISINLGIVYDRLGEYSKALSYYFKALKINEEIGNKNSQASNLMNIGITYKNQGDFPKALDFYFKALKIGEEIGDKWNQASNYGNIGGVYVDQGDYSKALDYFFKALKINEEIGNKNNQAINLGNIGRVYFDQEDYSKSLDYHFKALKINEEIGSKYGQALDLMSIGSVYYHQKYFSQAFDYFVKALEINEEIGDKQGQASALSNIGNFYFVQDDYTKSLDYYFKGLKIFEEIGDKQYQAVNLGYIGKVYIKQKKYKEADQYIQQAIEIGEELGIINSLKDLYDSQSELYFNTGNYKGALESYQKHIMYRDSVFSEENQKAAVQKEMQFEFDKKEALQQAEQEKKDAIAKEELAKQRLQRNGFIGGFILMLALTGVVYRNYRNKKKANEIISQQKKEVEQQKDKVEKAHDELAEKNREILDSITYAKRIQSAILPPTKLVKEYLPTSFILYKPKDIVAGDFYWMEQKGDLLLFAAADCTGHGVPGAMVSVVCNHALNRSVREYNLSEPGKILDKTRELVIEEFEKSEEGVKDGMDISLCGLNLKTNTLTWSGANNPLWVIKKGDTEVEEIKANKQPIGKYVAPEPFDTHTIQLEKGDSLYIFTDGYQDQFGGEKGKKFKAKNMRELVLSIQNQPMDHQREAIDTAFEEWKQNHEQVDDVCVIGVRV comes from the coding sequence ATGAAAAAACACATTTTATTTTTTATTTTTCTTTTTGGGCTATCCCCTTTATTTTCACAAGATCAGGCGGATTCTTTATTCAAAGAACTAAATAAATGGCAAAAAAAATCTGGAGTTGCTGCAGATACTAACTTGTATAATATCTATTATCAATTAGGAATAACTTTTCAATATTCCAATCCTGACACAGCCATTTACTATTTTGATAAAAGCATTGTATATGCAAAAAAGCAAAAAGATGAACTAAAAGAAGCAAAAAGTATTCAAGACCAAGGTTGGTGCCTTTTTCTAAAAGGAGATTACCCCAAAGCAATCCAATATTACAATCAAGTTCTAACTATTATAGACAAAGTAGATGATAAGTCTATTAAAGAAGATAAAGTTAAAAGGATACGAGCAGGAACTATTGGAAATCTCGGAGTTGTTTACGATTATCAAGGGGATTACTCTAAAGCTTTAGATAATTATTTTAAAGGTATAGCTCTTTATGAAGAAGTTGGAAATATACGAGGTCAAGCTGCTATTAGTATAAATCTCGGAATTGTTTATGACAGACTAGGCGAATACTCCAAAGCTTTAAGCTATTATTTTAAAGCTTTAAAAATCAATGAAGAGATTGGAAATAAGAATAGTCAAGCTAGTAATCTTATGAATATCGGAATTACTTATAAAAATCAGGGAGATTTTCCAAAAGCTTTAGACTTTTATTTTAAAGCTTTAAAAATAGGTGAAGAAATAGGAGATAAATGGAATCAAGCTTCTAATTATGGAAATATCGGTGGTGTTTATGTAGATCAAGGGGATTACTCTAAAGCTTTAGACTATTTCTTTAAAGCCTTAAAAATCAATGAAGAGATTGGAAATAAAAATAATCAAGCCATAAATCTTGGGAATATTGGAAGAGTTTATTTTGATCAAGAAGATTACTCTAAATCCTTGGATTATCATTTCAAAGCTTTAAAAATTAATGAAGAGATTGGATCCAAATACGGCCAAGCCCTTGATTTAATGAGTATAGGAAGTGTTTATTACCATCAAAAATATTTTTCTCAAGCATTTGACTATTTCGTCAAAGCTTTAGAAATTAATGAAGAGATTGGAGACAAACAAGGACAAGCTAGTGCTCTTTCAAATATTGGAAATTTTTATTTCGTACAAGATGATTACACCAAATCCTTAGACTATTATTTTAAAGGCTTAAAAATTTTTGAAGAAATTGGAGATAAACAATATCAAGCTGTTAATCTTGGATATATTGGAAAAGTCTATATCAAACAAAAAAAGTATAAAGAAGCAGATCAGTATATTCAACAAGCAATAGAAATAGGAGAAGAATTAGGGATAATTAATTCTTTAAAGGATCTTTATGATTCTCAATCAGAACTATATTTTAATACTGGCAATTATAAAGGAGCATTGGAGTCATATCAAAAACACATTATGTATCGTGATAGCGTATTTAGTGAAGAGAATCAAAAAGCAGCAGTACAAAAAGAAATGCAATTTGAGTTTGATAAGAAAGAAGCCCTTCAACAAGCAGAACAAGAAAAAAAGGATGCTATAGCTAAAGAAGAACTGGCTAAGCAAAGATTGCAGCGTAATGGCTTTATTGGAGGATTTATATTAATGCTTGCACTAACAGGAGTTGTATACCGTAACTACCGCAATAAGAAAAAAGCAAACGAGATCATTAGTCAACAAAAAAAGGAAGTTGAACAACAAAAGGACAAAGTAGAAAAAGCCCACGATGAGTTAGCTGAAAAAAACAGAGAAATACTAGATTCTATCACCTACGCAAAACGTATCCAGTCCGCCATTCTCCCTCCAACAAAACTTGTAAAAGAATACTTGCCTACATCCTTTATTCTCTACAAACCCAAAGACATTGTAGCAGGAGACTTTTACTGGATGGAGCAGAAAGGAGATTTACTTCTATTTGCCGCAGCAGATTGTACAGGTCATGGAGTTCCGGGAGCAATGGTAAGTGTGGTGTGTAATCATGCGCTAAACCGAAGTGTACGAGAGTACAACCTTTCAGAACCTGGAAAGATTTTAGATAAAACTAGAGAACTTGTAATCGAAGAATTTGAAAAGAGTGAGGAAGGCGTAAAAGACGGAATGGATATTTCTCTTTGTGGACTTAATCTAAAAACGAATACCTTAACTTGGTCAGGAGCTAATAACCCACTTTGGGTAATTAAAAAGGGAGATACTGAAGTAGAAGAAATAAAAGCAAATAAACAACCAATTGGAAAATATGTAGCCCCAGAGCCATTTGATACACATACCATCCAACTTGAAAAAGGAGATTCTCTTTACATCTTTACCGATGGCTACCAAGACCAATTCGGAGGAGAAAAAGGGAAAAAATTCAAGGCAAAGAACATGCGAGAATTAGTTCTTTCTATTCAAAATCAACCCATGGATCATCAGCGAGAGGCTATTGATACAGCTTTTGAAGAATGGAAACAAAACCATGAGCAGGTGGATGATGTGTGTGTGATTGGAGTGAGGGTTTAG
- a CDS encoding tetratricopeptide repeat protein, protein MKRILLLFFVILSCSLFGQTKIDSLLTELKRWDKKVGIEADSNLYNIYFNLGKEYISIEPDTAIYYLQKSIFFAKNLKDALKEGESLNRQGWCYYIKSDNTKSLVYYQKSLSIAEKHQQSTQLKNRAKLLKSTNLGNMGILHYMQGNYTEALDYYHKALQLAEEIGNKRNQAANYGNIGLIYKTQGDFSGALEYYFRALKIYEEIQDKKGQSNNLANIGSIYFRQDDYMKAKEYYLKAQKINEETGNKDNQATNLGNIGLIYHNQQDYSNALIFYMKAQNLFIELGNRRDLATNFLNIGDVYNAQNDYSKALEYYFKALYINEEIESKRSIAFSLGRIGLVYLKQHKHVEANKYLSQAIHLGEELGIINDLKDLYLNQSELYRQTNNYEEALKFYKKHITLRDSLNRAENQKASIEKEMQYEFDKKEVLQQAEQDKKDAIASEISKKQVFQRNSVIVGFILMLGLAIVALRSYRNKRKDNQIISRQKEEVENQKDLVEEKNREIIDSITYARRIQSAILPPEELVRKHLPDSFILYKPKDIVAGDFYWMEQKGDILLFAAADCTGHGVPGAMVSVVCNHALNRSVREFNLTNPGEILDRTRELVIEEFEKSEEGVKDGMDISLCGINLKTNTLTWSGANNPLWIVRKDSPDVNELKANKQPIGKYVAPEPFDTHTIQLETGDSIYIFTDGYQDQFGGEKGKKFKAKNMRELILSLQNQPMDNQREAIDTAFEEWKQNHEQVDDVCVIGVRI, encoded by the coding sequence ATGAAACGAATACTACTTCTATTTTTTGTTATTCTTTCTTGTTCTTTGTTTGGACAGACTAAGATCGATTCACTACTTACTGAACTTAAACGATGGGATAAAAAAGTAGGAATTGAGGCAGATAGTAATTTGTATAATATCTATTTTAACCTTGGAAAAGAATACATTTCTATAGAACCAGATACAGCTATTTATTACCTACAGAAGAGTATTTTTTTCGCTAAAAATTTAAAAGATGCGCTTAAAGAAGGGGAAAGTTTAAATCGACAAGGTTGGTGTTACTACATCAAAAGTGATAACACTAAATCCCTCGTATACTATCAGAAATCTTTGAGTATTGCAGAAAAACATCAACAGTCAACCCAGCTTAAAAATCGTGCAAAATTATTGAAATCAACCAATTTAGGTAATATGGGCATTCTACATTATATGCAAGGTAATTACACGGAAGCTTTAGATTATTATCATAAAGCATTACAACTTGCTGAAGAGATTGGGAATAAACGTAATCAAGCAGCAAATTATGGGAATATTGGTTTAATCTATAAAACACAAGGAGATTTTTCAGGTGCCTTAGAGTATTATTTTAGAGCTTTAAAAATTTATGAAGAAATTCAAGATAAAAAAGGTCAATCTAATAATTTAGCAAATATAGGATCTATTTATTTTAGACAGGATGATTATATGAAGGCAAAAGAATATTACCTAAAAGCGCAAAAGATTAATGAAGAGACTGGAAATAAAGATAATCAAGCTACTAATCTTGGAAATATTGGCCTAATTTATCACAATCAACAAGATTATTCAAATGCATTAATATTCTATATGAAAGCACAAAACTTATTTATAGAATTAGGGAATAGGAGAGATTTAGCAACTAATTTTTTAAATATTGGAGATGTCTATAATGCACAAAATGATTATTCTAAAGCATTAGAATATTATTTTAAAGCTTTATATATAAATGAAGAGATTGAGAGTAAAAGAAGTATAGCTTTTAGTCTAGGTAGAATTGGATTAGTTTATTTAAAACAACATAAACATGTGGAAGCAAATAAGTATTTAAGTCAGGCAATCCATTTAGGTGAAGAGTTAGGTATCATCAATGATCTTAAAGATCTTTATCTTAATCAATCCGAATTATATAGACAGACAAATAATTATGAAGAAGCTTTAAAATTCTATAAAAAACATATCACACTACGTGATAGTCTAAATCGTGCAGAAAATCAAAAAGCCTCTATTGAGAAAGAAATGCAATACGAGTTTGATAAAAAAGAAGTCCTTCAACAAGCAGAGCAAGATAAAAAGGATGCAATTGCTTCAGAAATATCAAAAAAACAAGTGTTCCAGAGAAATAGTGTTATTGTTGGATTTATATTGATGCTAGGACTTGCTATAGTTGCATTAAGAAGCTATCGAAATAAAAGAAAGGATAATCAAATTATATCACGACAGAAAGAAGAAGTAGAAAATCAAAAAGATCTCGTAGAAGAAAAAAATCGAGAAATTATTGATAGTATCACCTATGCACGACGTATTCAATCTGCCATTCTACCTCCTGAAGAATTAGTAAGAAAACATCTCCCTGATTCATTTATTCTCTACAAACCCAAAGACATTGTAGCTGGAGATTTTTACTGGATGGAGCAGAAAGGAGACATCCTCCTATTTGCTGCTGCTGATTGTACGGGACACGGAGTGCCGGGAGCAATGGTAAGTGTAGTATGTAATCATGCCTTAAATAGAAGTGTTCGAGAATTCAATCTCACGAATCCAGGAGAAATTTTAGATAGAACCAGAGAACTTGTAATTGAGGAATTTGAAAAGAGTGAGGAAGGGGTAAAAGACGGAATGGATATTTCTCTTTGTGGAATTAACCTAAAAACGAATACGTTGACCTGGTCAGGAGCTAATAATCCACTTTGGATAGTTCGTAAAGACTCTCCTGACGTAAATGAGCTAAAAGCAAACAAACAACCAATTGGAAAATATGTAGCTCCAGAACCATTTGATACACATACTATCCAACTAGAGACTGGGGACTCAATTTATATCTTTACCGATGGCTACCAAGACCAATTTGGAGGAGAAAAAGGAAAGAAATTCAAGGCAAAGAACATGCGAGAATTAATTCTCTCTCTTCAAAACCAGCCAATGGATAATCAGCGTGAAGCCATTGATACAGCTTTTGAAGAATGGAAACAAAACCATGAGCAGGTGGATGATGTGTGTGTGATTGGGGTGAGGATTTAG
- a CDS encoding uracil-DNA glycosylase family protein has product MAKRFKHHHPYPPYIPDGATKLIVGTLPPPRFSQGLLKEGDVDFCYGSVDGQLWKILAGVFDIELEVNDIEKAKIQRERLLIQHKIGICDMVEYCYREKIDASDLGIQDPVFRPIISILQEHKSVDTLLFTGGNSKNGPEYFFRKHLKEYPEIALKSIQEQVPRIYEFKLDNRTIQTVSLTAPSGSANRAIGSMQAYKEIKDKNPQFTTIDFRIMQYKPYFL; this is encoded by the coding sequence ATGGCAAAACGTTTTAAACATCATCATCCATACCCACCTTATATCCCAGATGGTGCAACCAAACTCATTGTAGGCACTTTGCCACCTCCTCGATTTAGTCAGGGTTTATTAAAAGAGGGAGACGTTGATTTTTGTTATGGAAGCGTAGATGGTCAATTATGGAAGATTTTGGCAGGTGTTTTTGATATTGAATTGGAGGTAAATGATATTGAGAAAGCTAAAATTCAACGTGAGAGATTGCTTATTCAACATAAGATAGGGATTTGTGATATGGTAGAATACTGTTACCGTGAAAAAATAGACGCCTCCGATTTAGGAATTCAGGATCCTGTTTTTCGCCCTATCATTTCTATTTTACAAGAACATAAAAGTGTTGATACACTTTTGTTTACTGGAGGTAACTCTAAAAATGGTCCAGAATATTTTTTTCGCAAACATCTCAAAGAATACCCCGAAATAGCATTAAAATCTATTCAAGAACAAGTTCCTCGAATTTATGAATTCAAACTTGATAATCGAACCATACAAACCGTATCCCTCACCGCACCCTCAGGTTCTGCTAATAGAGCTATTGGTAGCATGCAGGCTTATAAGGAGATAAAAGATAAAAACCCACAGTTTACCACTATTGATTTTCGAATCATGCAATATAAGCCCTATTTTTTATGA